The proteins below come from a single Triticum aestivum cultivar Chinese Spring chromosome 5D, IWGSC CS RefSeq v2.1, whole genome shotgun sequence genomic window:
- the LOC123119354 gene encoding formin-like protein 5: MPPPLTRPTFSPYLTRSSRPGGSGHGFGFSPGGFLPPLVVFIRGWTPYLPMLPHIYPAPPAPHHLPSPSPPTSPSSASPTTTRDPPFPDDHAGGAGPRRRGRGRRLVPPQPPPPQEVLLRQRQRRCFRGPCPRPGPGAAHADAAPLRHQPRGLHRIRPRLRSPADAVVRLSAILIERVHSGQPEAYEFKIGDKFFRRSGDPPLDQVIEMLQKHKDKSQDEI; encoded by the exons ATGCCCCCTCCCCTCACCCGCCCCACCTTCTCTCCCTACCTAACCAGATCGAGCCGGCCAGGCGGCAGCGGCCATGGTTTTGGCTTCTCTCCGGGCGGATTCCTCCCTCCCCTCGTCGTCTTCATACGAGGATGGACGCCCTACCTGCCGATGCTCCCCCATATATACCCCGCTCCTCCAGCCCCACACCacctgccgtcgccgtcgccgccgacaagcccCTCCTCCGCGTCGCCGACCACCACCCGAGATCCGCCCTTCCCCGATGACCATGCCGGTGGCGCAGGACCCCGTCGGCGCGGGCGCGgacgccgcctcgtcccgccgcaaccgccgccgccaCAAGAAGTCCTCCTCCGCCAACGCCAACGCCGCTGCTTCCGCGGTCCCTGTCCCCGCCCCGGCCCCGGCGCCGCCCACGCCGATGCAGCGCCTCTTCGACACCAGCCGCGAGGTCTTCACCGGATCCGCCCCCGGCTTCGTTCCCCCGCCGATGCCGTCGTCCGCCTCTCCGCAATCCTCA TTGAAAGAGTTCATTCTGGGCAGCCGGAGGCGTACGAGTTCAAGATCGGCGACAAGTTTTTTCGGAGGTCCGGAGACCCACCCCTGGACCAAGTTATCGAGATGCTACAGAAGCACAAGGATAAGTCTCAAGATGAAATCTAG